The proteins below come from a single Drosophila miranda strain MSH22 chromosome Y unlocalized genomic scaffold, D.miranda_PacBio2.1 Contig_Y1_pilon, whole genome shotgun sequence genomic window:
- the LOC117191122 gene encoding guanylate kinase-associated protein mars-like has protein sequence MSRTGNSRMRRVQNSARIVFKATALLVLVQLPSSVRHLYRPQRRRSHALPMSLLLRRIESQSCLSSSSSRNPTRDLYIKRFVDWTAARKEQTKNEQIARRGQKMFTYKTETLKPATNPQKEQENAPAFVPPKRHSLYVLAKKTQCTQTAAERKQPLATQLRTQGHPSRLRAQPAATMAKLQHATSRPQPVTVKTQTSNMKHQTSARNVQPATVKPAPSRALPLKPTAGPKPKAADLVVGPSANGVVHLPNVRTQPFEKPAVSKPTLKIPAVKPKPIQGGGGGGAAGKFKSTAVAKGPAIKNKLASQLSTRMKAKSNVSKYVGLQKNVRNRPELMRELVEAGTTELPLPPNTPLEEKISFPALATFTQCKTNNCSQEMIEALGEISNLSPVGPMSSHRDSKAKRKFDFSRYSLIKTAAEESLILDPYLAKDPDDKEQENSTLKAAAEQTPPRRISDEKPNYLSPYVSVSRGKVNSRCELEKRNSMYLPGEEYPVANRRALESVLYFRIQLENEIRRLRDICSEWEAYSKENEAHLVETGGIDMINVAIGQTNLLSTKKLMQFSGLIDRCEAGATGKNHRPYDGSEETKPVQAEDLEGWWDMLRLQSENVDKRFDNLKRWKQNNWQDPDAVEESKIPAKPVAKPKSKLGNNLNAKPKVKASSNLMQLLRKAHAEMKKAKADVVSADDAPQTPSRSSTQRVIVVRDRRSFSPARTVLRMSVGESRSSNGGNTLLKSAILAAAEQNALNHTPLPIRDASRF, from the exons ATGAGCAGAACCGGGAACTCCAGAATGCGGCGCGTGCAAAACAGCGCGAGGATCGTTTTCAAAGCAACCGCATTATTAGTGTTAGTCCAACTCCCGTCAAGCGTGCGGCACCTATACCGCCCTCAGAGGAGGCGCAGCCACGCCTTACCTATGTCGCTCCTCCTAAGGAGAATCGAAAGCCAGAGCTgcctcagcagcagcagcagcaggaaccCCACCCGGGACCTTTACATAAAGCGCTTCGTGGATTGGACGGCTGCCAGGAAGGAACAAACAAAGAACGAGCAAATTGCTCGTCGTGGTCAAAAGATGTTCACATATAAAACCGAAACACTTAAACCTGCGACAAACCCCCAGAAAGAGCAGGAGAACGCTCCGGCATTTGTGCCGCCAAAAAGGCACTCCTTATATGTTTTGGCAAAAAAAACTCAGTGTACGCAGACGGCAGCGGAGAGGAAACAGCCTTTGGCAACCCAATTGCGTACCCAGGGTCATCCATCCAGATTGCGCGCTCAGCCTGCGGCAACCATGGCAAAGCTGCAACATGCAACGTCGCGTCCTCAACCGGTCACTGTGAAGACCCAAACATCAAACATGAAACATCAAACATCAGCAAGGAATGTCCAGCCAGCCACAGTGAAGCCTGCACCTTCACGTGCATTGCCCTTGAAGCCTACAGCAGGCCCAAAGCCCAAGGCAGCAGATTTGGTCGTTGGACCTTCTGCAAATGGGGTTGTTCATTTGCCAAATGTGAGGACGCAACCATTCGAAAAGCCGGCCGTGAGTAAGCCCACCTTAAAAATACCAGCAGTGAAACCAAAGCCCATTCAAGGAGGCGGCGGAGGGGGAGCTGCGGGAAAATTTAAGTCGACCGCAGTAGCAAAAGGGCCGGCAATAAAAAACAAGCTTGCCAGCCAATTGTCGACCAGAATGAAGGCCAAGAGCAACGTCAGCAAGTACGTAGGTCTTCAAAAGAATGTTCGAAATCGGCCGGAGCTGATGAGAGAGTTGGTTGAGGCTGGGACCACTGAACTCCCACTGCCTCCCAATACGCCGCTGGAAGAGAAGATAAGTTTCCCTGCTCTGGCCACATTCACGCAGTGCAAGACGAACAATTGCAGTCAAGAAATGATAGAAGCCTTGGGTGAGATTTCAAATCTGAGTCCAGTGGGTCCAATGAGCAGCCACCGAGATTCGAAAGCGAAGCGGAAATTTGACTTTTCTAGGTACTCTTTGATAAAAACGGCAGCTGAAGAGAGTTTGATCTTGGATCCATATCTGGCTAAGG ATCCAGATGATAAAGAACAAGAAAATTCTACTCTGAAGGCAGCTGCGGAGCAAACCCCTCCTCGCAGGATTTCCGATGAGAAGCCCAACTACTTAAGTCCATATGTGAGCGTCTCGCGCGGTAAAGTCAACTCTCGCTGTGAGCTTGAGAAGCGAAACAGCATGTATTTGCCCGGTGAGGAGTATCCTGTTGCCAATCGGCGGGCCCTCGAGTCGGTGCTCTACTTTCGCATACAGCTGGAGAATGAGATTCGACGACTGCGAGATATCTGCAGCGAGTGGGAAGCCTATAGCAAGGAGAATGAGGCGCATCTGGTTGAGACGGGCGGCATAGATATGATCAATGTGGCCATTGGACAGACAAATTTGCTCTCTACCAAGAAATTGATGCAGTTCAGCGGTCTGATTGACCGTTGCGAGGCGGGAGCTACGGGCAAGAACCATCGACCCTACGATGGCAGCGAGGAGACGAAACCCGTCCAGGCAGAGGATCTGGAAGGGTGGTGGGACATGCTGCGACTCCAGAGTGAGAATGTTGACAAGCGCTTTGATAACTTGAAGCGATGGAAACAGAACAATTGGCAGGACCCCGATGCAGTTGAGGAATCGAAAATACCAGCCAAGCCTGTGGCCAAACCAAAGTCTAAGCTGGGCAACAATTTAAACGCTAAGCCCAAGGTCAAGGCCAGCAGTAACTTGATGCAATTACTCCGCAAGGCCCATGCTGAAATGAAAAAGGCTAAGGCGGATGTGGTATCAGCGGACGATGCCCCGCAAACTCCATCTCGCAGCAGCACTCAGCGTGTGATCGTAGTACGCGACCGTCGGTCCTTCTCTCCTGCTCGCACCGTCCTGCGCATGTCTGTAGGCGAGAGCCGTTCTTCCAATGGTGGCAACACTCTGCTCAAGTCTGCTATATTGGCCGCAGCCGAACAAAACGCTCTTAATCATACCCCCCTCCCAATAAGGGACGCCAGTCGATTCTGA